The genomic stretch CCATGGCCGCAACGATGCGGTCCACGGTGGCCTGATCGGCGGTCTTGAACTGCTTGGTCGCGACGTGCGCCGCGTGGACGGCGTCGCGGGCGTCCTGGATGGAGAGGAGGTCGGCGTCCATGGAGCATCGGGCGGGCGGGCCGAAAGGTACCCCGGCCGATGGGCGCTCCCGGCGTCGCCTCGGCGTGACGGCTTCCTTCCGTGGACGGCGGGCAGGGCGCGGACGGATCCCAGTCCGTACCGTGGGGTTACGGGACCGCCGGGGACCGCTACGACTCACCCCGCGCGAGTCACCCGTTCACCGTTCATACGGGGTCGAATGTAAAATCATGGCGGTGGCACGCCGTTTGCCGTCCCCTGTGCGCGACTCTCTCTCGACCATGACCGCCGCCACCCCCTCCCCCTCCGGCCTCGCCGCCGTCGACCGCCAGTGGGGCGGGCTGGCGGCCGGGCGCACCTACCTCCTCGTCGGCCGTGCGGGCGCCGGGCGTTCCGCGCTCGCCTTGCAGACGGTCCGCGCTGCTGCGGATGCGGGCCAGCGCTGCCTCGTCATCTCGCCGCGCTCGCCCGACGAGCTCGTCGAGGTGGGGCACGAGGTCGGCCTGGACCTGGCCGCGGCCCACACGGCGGGCACGCTCCGTCTGCTTCGCATTCCGAAAGCCGCGGACCTCGCCGCGCGCGGCTCCGAGGGCCTGGCGAAGTCGTACCGCGACCTCGTCGCCCTGGTCGCCTCCGACGACCCGGCGCGCGTCGTCATCGAGGACTTTACGCCGCTCGTCCAGTTCGACACGTTCGAGCGCTTCCACGACGCCTTCGCCGGGCTCGTCGGCGCGCTCCGCGAACAGGGCGTGACGCTCGTCATCGGCCTGGGCGACCCGGCCAACGACGCCTCCCGCCGCCTCCTCGACGTGGTCGAGGGGCTGGTCGACGGCACCATCCACCTCGGCGCTGGGGGCGACCTCGTGCTGGGCACGCCCGGCCGGGCCGACTACCCATCCAACGACGGCGCATCGGTCGATGCCGTGCCGCCGCCCGCTCCGGAACCGCCAGCGGCCGTCGCACTGCCTGCGCCGCCCGCTCCCGCGCCGTCGCCCCTGCCGGATCCGGTCGCCGCCGAGCCAGAACCGACGGCGTTCGCACCCGCCCCGACCTCGTCGGAGCCGCCCTCGCCGGAGCCCGCCAGCCCGGATCACTCGACGACATTCGCGCCCAGCCCGGCTGGCGAGCCGGAATCGTCCTTCGCCCCCCCCTTCGCCCCGGAGACCTCCGCACCGACGGTCCCGCCCGAGCCTTCGGCGCCCTCTTTTCCCCCCGCGCCGCAGAGCGCGCCGGCTCCCTCTGCCTCGGGCGAACCGCCGTACACCGACGTCGTCGCGCCGCCGCCGCCCGACCCGTCGCTGCTGGCCCCCTCGGCCGACGCGTTCGGCAACGACGCCGCGGACGCCCTCTTCGCACAGGGGTACCTCGCCGACTCGCGAGGCAGCGCGCTGAGCGCGCCTCCGGCCGCACCTGCGATGCCGTCGCTGCCAGCGATGCCGCCCGGCCTGCCAGCATTCGCGCCCCTCGGCGGGAGCGTCCCCACGAGCGCCCCCGACCCCGGCATCGCCTTTCGGACGGCTCTCGACGCGGCCTTCGCGAGTCGTGGGACGACGCCGTTCGTGGTGATCGCCCTCCGCATGGACCCGGCCGTCCCCGACGCCACGCACTTCGACACCGTCGAGGCGGGCCTTCGCTCGGGCCTCCGCCCCACCGACCGCCTCCTCGTCGATGCGCCCCGCAAGCGCGCGGCCGTCGTCCTGCCCGACTCGGGGCCCGACGCCGCCCAGGCGCTCTTCGGGAGCCTTCAGGCCCACCTCCGCACCACACTCGGTGCGGACGCCGAGCGCGTCCTCCAGTCGGTCGGCGCGGTGACCGTGCCGGACGGGCAGCCGTTCCAGACCTCCGCCGAGTTGGTCAACTACGCCTTTGAGGGGTAGCCGTCGGCCTCGATGCCGAGACGAGGCGGGTCACCTCGCTCCAGACTACCGGAACGGCTTGTCGCGGCTGAGCGTCGCCACCAGGTCGTCCACGCCGACCGGGCCGTGGCGGTACACGAACGGCTCGCCGAAGTCGGCCCCGATGCGATAGCCGTAGGTGCGGGCGCGGGCCTCGACCCACTTCAGGAAGCGCGGGTTCGAGATGTAAGTCTCCGGGCCGTCGTCGCCCTCGGTGCCGGGCTGGTAGAACTGGCTCTCGAAGGCGAGGAGCGCCTTCATCCGCCGCTCCCAGACGCTCGACACGTCGACCACGAACGTCGGCTCCACGTCGAGGGCCTGGAGGTAGTGGAGGACGTGGTGCGGGCGCCACGGCTCCTGCGGCGTCCCGTCGTCCTCGAACGACTCGATCTTGGCGAGGCCGCTGTAGAAGAGGGCGTCGACGGCGAGCGCGGTGGCGTCGCCGTGGTCCGGGTGGCGGACGTGCTCGGCGGTGATCAGCACGATCGGCGGCCGGTGCCGACGGATGGACCGGATCAGGGCCAGTTGGTTGGCCTTCGTGTTCTGGATGTCGCCGTCGGGCAGGCCGAGGTTCTCGCGGACGCTCAGGCCCAGGATCTCGGCGGCGGCGGCGGCCTCCTGCATCCGCCCCTCGGGGGTGCCGCGCGTGCCCAGTTCGCCACGCGTGAAGTCCACGATACCGGTCCGGTACCCCTGGTCGGCCAGCAGGCACATCGTGCCCCCTGCGCAGAGTTCGACGTCGTCGGGGTGAGCAGCGAGGGCGAGCACGTCCAGCGGACGGTGCGTGTCGGAGTCGGTCATGGCGAGGGAGGGGCGTCGGCTCCCAACGCCCAGCGCGCGGCGACGATTCCACCCCGCCCAGCGCGGCGCCGAGGCGGGCCCGTTCGGCAGGCGCCTACTGCCGCTCGAAGGTCAGCGTGCCGACGGTCGTGCCCGCCAGCGGGCTGTAGGTCGCCTCGGCGATGGGCGCGCGCATGGCGCGGGCCGCGTTCTCGGCCGTGTAGGTCGCCCCGTCGTCGGTGCCTGCGTCGTAGACCACGAGGTCGACCTCGACGCGGTCGGCCCAGCCGTCGCCCTCGCGGAGGTCCAGCCGGTCGACGCCGACGAACCAGTCGGGGCTGGGTGCCAGCATGGTCACGACGGAGGCGAGCGGACGCAGCGAGGTCACGGTCAGTTCGGCGGTCGCCGTGCCCGGTGAGACGCCCACGATGCCGCCCTCGACGAACGTGGCCGTCGAGACGCCCATCGCCTCGACCTCCGCGCGGAGGGTCGCCACGGCGCCGGTCTCGGCCATCGACCGGATCCCCTCGGTCGCGGTGCCGCCGACCTCCCAGAGCGTCACGTCGGGCGCGTGGGTGGCGCCGGTGAGCGGCGAGAAGTGGGCGCTACTCCCGGGAAAGTCATTCGGGTGGGTGTCCGCGCTCCACGTCGCGTCGAACGTCACGGTGTAGGTCGCCGGCGCGCGCACCGGATCCGGGTCTGCCTCGGGAATCACCTCAGCGGTGTCGCAGCCGACGAGGAGGACGGCGAGGAGGAGGAGCAGGCGCATGGGGAGGGAGGCAAAGCGTGGAGCGTTGACGCACGACGGGCACGATCTCGTACGCCGACGGGGCACTTCCTGATCGGCGGGGGCTGGGCGAACCCGCCCGGAGCCGCCGGGTTGCCCCGGCCCGGCCTCCCGACCCATGACCGTCGCCCTCGTCTACCCCAACCAGCTCTTCGCCGACCACCCGGCCCTCGACGGGGCCGACCGCGTGGTGCTCCACGAGGACGACCTGTTCTTCCGCGACGAGCAGTACCCGGCCCGCAATCACAAGCTGCGGCTCGTGCTCCACCGCGCCTCGATGCAGCGCTACGCCGCGCACCTCCGCGACGCCGGGCACGAGGTCGAGGTCGTGGCCTGGGCGGACCGCGTCTCGACAGCCGCTCTCCTCGCCCGGCTGGCAGACGACGGGGCCGAGACCGTCCGCCTGTGCGAGCCGGTCGACTTCATCCTGGAAAAGCGCCTCCACGCAGCCGCCGAGGCGGCCGGGGTGGACCTCGACATCCTCGACACGCCGCTCTTCCTGACGATGCGCGCCGAGAACGCGGCTTTCTTCGAGGGCCGGAAGCGGTACTTCATGGCCGACTATTACAAGCACCAGCGCCGCCGCCTCGGCATTCTGGTGGACGACGACGGGGAGCCCGCGGGCGGCCAGTGGAGCTTCGACCACGACAACCGCGAAACACTGACCAAGGCGATACTGGCGGAGGTCCCCCCGCTGCCCGAGGTCGAGCAGGACGCCGTGATCGAGGAGGCCCAGGCCTACGTCGAGGAGCACTTCCCCGACCACGTCGGCGCGAGCGGGCCGCTCCCCTACCCGACCACCCACGACGGGGCGGCGGAGTGGCTGGCCGCGTTCGTGGCCCAGCGCTTCGAGCGGTTCGGACCCTACGAGGACGCCATCGAGCCGGGACACTCGGCGCTCTACCACGCCGTCCTGACGCCCGTCCTCAACGTCGGGCTGGTGACCCCGCAGCAGGTGTTGGACGCCGTGCTCGGGGCCGACGGCATCCCACTGAACTCCCTGGAGGGATTCGTCCGTCAGGTCATCGGGTGGCGCGAGTACATGCGGGCGCTCTACGACCTGGAGGGCGTCCCGCTGCGGACGGCCAACGTCTGGGGCTTCGACCGCGACCTCCCCGACGCGTGGTACGACGGCACGACCGGCCTGGCACCCGTGGACGACGTGATCCCGCGCGTCCTCCAGACCGGCTATGCCAACCACATCGAGCGGCTGATGGTGCTCGGCGGCGCGCTCTTCCTGACCCGCATCCACCCTCAGCAGGTGTACCGCTGGTTCATGGAGCTGTTCGTGGATGCCTACGACTGGGTGATGGTGCCCAACGCGTACGGCATGAGCCAGCACGCCGCCGGTCCGCTCCTGACCACGAAGCCCTACATGTCGGGCTCGAACTACCTCCGCAAGATGAGCCACTACCCGCGCGGCGGCTGGGAGGCCGAGTGGGACGGCCTCTACTGGACCTTCCTCCGCGACTACCGCGAGCCGATCGAGGGCTACCACCGCATGGCGATGATCACCGGCCACCTCGACCGGATGGGCGAGGACAAGATGGCCGCCCACGAAGCAGCGGCAGACCGGTACCTGAAGCGAATCGGTATCGACGACGCCTGAGATCCAGCCTCGATGATGCGGTAGGGGCGTATCGCAATACGCCCCTACCCAGCACCGCCGTCACCCCGGGCACGCCACCGGCGTGTCCCGACGGGTGATCCCACCTCGGACGCGCCGCCGAGGCGGGCGGGGTCACTCCCACTCGATGGTCGCGGGCGGCTTGGACGAGATGTCGTACGCGACGCGGTTGATGCCGCGCACCTCGTTGATGATGCGGTTCGACGCCCGGCCCAAGACCTCGTACGGGAGCCGCGCCCAGTCGGCCGTCATGCCGTCCGTCGACGTGACAGCGCGGAGCGTGACCGCCTGCTCGTAGGTGCGGTAGTCGCCCATCACGCCGACGCTCTTGATCGGCAGCAGCACTGCGAAGGCCTGCCAGACGTCGTCGTAGGTGCCCGACGTGACGAGTTCGTCGAGCCAGATCGTGTCGGCCTGGCGGAGCAGGTCGCAGGCCTCGCGCGTGACCGGACCGAGCACGCGGACGGCCAGGCCGGGGCCGGGGAACGGGTGCCGCTTGATGATGGCCTCGGGCACACCCAGCTCGCGGCCGACCGCGCGGACCTCGTCCTTGAACAGCTCGCGGAACGGCTCGACGAGTTCGAAGCCCAGCTTCTCGGGCAGCCCGCCGACGTTGTGGTGCGTCTTGATGGTCGCGCTCGGGCCCTTGAAGCTGACCGACTCGATCACGTCCGGGTAGAGCGTGCCCTGCGCCAGGAAACGCGGCTTGTGGCCGAGGCGCTCCGTCACCTTCTCGGTCTCCGCCTGGAAGACCTCGATGAACGTCGCCCCGATGATCTTGCGCTTCTGCTCCGGGTCGGCGACGTCGGCCAGCCGGTCGAGGAACAGGTCGGACGCATCGACGGCGACCAGGTCGAGGTCGAAGCCCTCGGCGAACGTGTGCTGGACCTGCTCGAACTCGCCCGCGCGCAGCAGCCCGTTGTCCACGAACACGCACGTCAGCTGGTCGCCGATGGCCTTGTGCAAGAGCGCCGCCGCCACCGACGAGTCGACGCCGCCGCTCAACCCCAGGATCACGTGGTCGTCGCCGACCTGCTCGCGGATGGCCTCGACCTTCTCGTCGATGAACGAGCCCGTCGTCCAGTCGCCGCGGAGGTCGCAGACCTCGGTGACGAAGTTGCCCAGGATGGCCGCGCCGTGCTCGGTGTGGACCACCTCGGGGTGGAACTGGACACCGTAGATCGGGCCGTGGCCCGAGTCCGGCTCGGCGGCGACGGCGGCGATGGGCGCGTTGTCGGTCGCCGCGACCGCGCGGAAGCCGGCCGGCAGTTTCGTCAGGTGGTCGCCGTGGCTCATCCAGACGACCGAGCCCTCGGGGACGCCGCGGAACAGCTCGTTCTCCTCGTGCGACACGATCGGCGACCGCCCGAACTCGCGGTGGTCGCTCGGCTCGACGCTCCCGCCGAGCGCGTGCGCCAGCGCCTGCAACCCGTAGCAGATGCCGAGCACCGGCACCTTGTCGTCGGTGCCGGGCTTCGTGAGCGCCAGCAGCGCCGGGTCCAGCTGGGGGCCGGCCTCGTCGTAGACCGACATCGGGCCGCCAGACAGGATCAGCCCGCTCGGCTCCAGCGCCGCGACCTCCGCGGCGGGCAGCGTGCAGGGGTGGATCTCGCAGTACACGCCCGCCTCGCGGACGCGCCGGGCGATCAACTGGGTCGTCTGGCTGCCGAAGTCCAGGATGACGACGGTTTCGTGGGTCATGGCGGGCGGGGGAAACAGCGAAGGGTGCCGACGCGGTCCGTCGGCACCCTCGGAAGGTGGAGCGGTCGGCGGCTAGGCGCCGATCATCTCTTTGTACTCGTCGGCCGAGAGGAGGCCGGCCACGTCGTCCGCGTTGGCGGGGCGGACCTTGACCATCCAGCCGTCGCCGTAGGGGTCGCCGTTGACCGACTCGGGCGCGCCGTCGAGGTCCTCGTTGATCGCCTCGATGGTGCCTGCGATGGGCGCGAACAGCTCGCTGACCGTCTTGACCGCCTCGACGGTCCCGAGCGAGCCCTCGGCGTCAACCTCGGTGCCCTCGGCCTCCAGTTCCACGAACACGATGTCGCCCAGCTCGCCCTGGGCGTAGTCCGTGATGCCGATGACCGCGAGGCCGTCGTCGTCGAGGCGGACCCACTCGTGGTCCTTGGTGTAGCGGAGGTCGGAGGGGAAGTCCATGGGTGGTTCAGGGTTCGGGGTTCAGGGTTCGCGAGGTGTGGGGCCTTGAGAACCCTGAACCGACTACGCCGGAGGCGTGAGCTCGAAGCGCTCCAGGAACTTCGTGTCGAAGTCGCCCGCGACGAAGCGGGGGTCCCGGAGGAGCTGCTGGTGGAAGGGGACGGTCGTGCGGATGCCCTCGATGATGAACTCGTCGAGCGCGCGGAGCATCTTCGCGATGGCCCGCTCGCGCGTGTCCTCGCGGACGATCAGCTTGGCGATCATCGAGTCGTACGTCGGCGGGACGGTGTAGCCCGCGTAGACGTGCGTGTCGCAGCGGACGCCCCGGCCCTTGGGGCTGTGGAACGCCGTGATCTTGCCCGGGCTCGGGGAGAAGTTGCGGAACGGGTCCTCGGCGTTGATCCGGCACTCGATGGAGTGGCCCGTGGGCAGGTGGTCGCCCGAGGTGATCGTCTCGCCGCCCGCGACCCGGAGTTGCCACTCGATCAGGTCGGTGCCCGTGACCTCCTCCGTCACCGGGTGCTCGACCTGGATCCGGGTGTTCATCTCCATGAAGTAGAAGTCCCGGTTCTTGTCGACCAGGAACTCGACCGTGCCGGCGCCGCGGTAGTTGACCGCCAGGGCGCCCGCGCGGGCCGCCTCGCCCATCGCGTCGCGCAGGACGGGGTCGAGGATCGGGCTCGGGGCCTCCTCCAGCAGCTTCTGGTGGCGCCGCTGGATGGAGCACTCGCGCTCGCCGAAGTGGACCACCGTCCCCTGTCCGTCGCCCACGAGTTGGATCTCGATGTGGCGTGGCTCCTCGACGAACTTCTCGATGTAGATCCGGCCGTCGCCGAACGCGTTCTGGGCCTCGTTGGAGGCCGCCACGAACAGCCGCTCGAACTCGTCGGCGTCGTTCGCCATCCGCATGCCCTTGCCGCCGCCGCCCGCAGACGCCTTGATCATGACAGGGAAGCCGGCCTCCTTCGCGGCCGCCAGTCCCTCCTTGACGTTCTCGACGGCCCCGTCGGAGCCCGGCACGACGGGCACGCCCGCCGCCTTCATGGTGTCCTTGGCGACCGACTTGTCGCCCATCGACGAGATCGTTTCTGGGCGCGGCCCGATGAACGTCAGGTCGTGGTCTTGGCAGATCCGCGCGAACTCGGCGTTCTCGGACAGGAAGCCGTAGCCGGGATGGATCGCATCGGCGCCGGTGACCTCGGCCGCGGCGATGATGGACGGGATCTTGAGGTAGCTCTGCGCGCTCGGCGCCGGCCCGATGCAGACTGCCTCGTCAGCGAACTTGACCGCCAGTGTGTCGCGATCGGCGGTGGAGTAGACGGCGACCGTCTGGATCCCCATCTCGCGGCAGGTCCGGATGATGCGGAGCGCGATCTCGCCGCGGTTGGCGATGAGGACTTTCTTGATCATAGGGAGGGGTGCGGGACGGAGGGATGCGGAATGCGGGCTCTCGGGGAGTCACGCATCACGAACCACACATCACGTTCACTTCTCGATGACGAACAGCGGCTGGTCGTACTCGACCGGCTCCGCGTTCTTTGCGAGGATCTGCGTGATGGTCCCGGCCTCCTCGGCCTGGATCTCGTTCATCAGCTTCATCGCCTCGATGATGCAGAGCGTCTGGCCGACCTCGACGCGCTGGCCGACCGACACGAACGCGGCGGCGTCGGGCGAGGGCGCCTCGTAGAACGTGCCCACGATGGGGGCCAGCACGACGGACTCGTTGGCGCCCGAGCCGGGCTCGGCAGCCGGGGCGGCCGACGGCGGGGCCGAGGCCGGCGCAGCAGCGGGGGCCGCCGGCGCGGGCGCAGCGGCCGGGGCGGCCATCATCATCGGCGCGGCGGGCGCGGCGGTCGGCCGGGCCGTCGCGCGGACGGTCAGCTTGAAGTCGCCTTCCTCCACCTTCACCTCGTCGAGGCCGCTCTCGGCGACGATTTCGAGGAGGCGTTGGATCTTGTCGAGGTCCATGTCCATGGGACGAGCGGGGCACAGAGGGGAGCCCCAAGCTACGGACGCTCGGGGCGAGGAGAGCGCAGGAGCGTGCGCGACCCGCAGGTCGGGCAAGGTCCTTCGGGCGTCCCGTCCGCTTTACCCAGCCCGCGCCGCACCCGCGGCGCTCGCTGGGTGCGAGCCGGGCCTGTCCCTACGCCGCCGTCACGCGCGTCGTGTAGCTGGACGACTCGGTGTCGACGCGGACGATGTCACCTTCGTTGATGAACAGCGGCACGTAGACCGTCGCACCGGACTCCAGCACGGCGGGCTTGGTGGCGCCGGTGGCGGTGTCGCCCTTTAGGCCGGGGTCGGTCTGCGTCACGGCGAGGTCCACCTGACGGGGCAGTTCGACGGTCAGCGGCTCCTCGGTGCCCGCGTCGATCAGCATCTCGACGGTGGAGCCCTCCTTGATGAGGTCCTTCTTGTCCACCATCTCGCTCCGGAGCGAGCGCTGCTCGTAGGTCTCCGTGTTCATGAAGTGGAGGCCCATCTCGTCCTCGTAGAGGTACTGCATCTCGCGCCGCTCGACGCGCGCCGTCTCGACCTTCTCGCCGGCCCGGAACGTGTTGTCGACGATCTTGCCGTTGCGCACGTTGCGCAGCTTCGAGCGCACGAACGCGCCGCCCTTGCCGGGCTTGACGTGCTGGAACTCGACGATCTGCCAGAGATCGTGCTTCCAGTTGAGGACGAGGCCGTTGCGGAAATCTTGAGTGGACGCCATGTCGGGTCGGGGTACGATCGGAGGTGCCGCAAGCTATCGCCGGTGCGACGTGCGTCGGGCGAAGCAGGCGTGGAACCGTCAGAACCGGACGCCGACCGTCAGCGGGACGTGGAGCGTCGGAAAGTTGAACGCGCCGGCCCCGTAGTCTGTCGCCATCGCCACCGCGCCGATCTCCGCCGTGAGGGCGACGCGCTCCAGGGGGACGTCGATGCCGAGGCCGGCGTGAAGCCCTCCGAACACGTCGCCGTATGGGTTCCGATCGCGCTCGATGGTGAGGACGTAGAGCCCCCCGCCGATGAGTCCGTACGGCACCACCCCGCGCCCCCGCGCTCGGTACACAGCCG from Rubrivirga sp. SAORIC476 encodes the following:
- a CDS encoding ATPase domain-containing protein — translated: MTAATPSPSGLAAVDRQWGGLAAGRTYLLVGRAGAGRSALALQTVRAAADAGQRCLVISPRSPDELVEVGHEVGLDLAAAHTAGTLRLLRIPKAADLAARGSEGLAKSYRDLVALVASDDPARVVIEDFTPLVQFDTFERFHDAFAGLVGALREQGVTLVIGLGDPANDASRRLLDVVEGLVDGTIHLGAGGDLVLGTPGRADYPSNDGASVDAVPPPAPEPPAAVALPAPPAPAPSPLPDPVAAEPEPTAFAPAPTSSEPPSPEPASPDHSTTFAPSPAGEPESSFAPPFAPETSAPTVPPEPSAPSFPPAPQSAPAPSASGEPPYTDVVAPPPPDPSLLAPSADAFGNDAADALFAQGYLADSRGSALSAPPAAPAMPSLPAMPPGLPAFAPLGGSVPTSAPDPGIAFRTALDAAFASRGTTPFVVIALRMDPAVPDATHFDTVEAGLRSGLRPTDRLLVDAPRKRAAVVLPDSGPDAAQALFGSLQAHLRTTLGADAERVLQSVGAVTVPDGQPFQTSAELVNYAFEG
- the bshB1 gene encoding bacillithiol biosynthesis deacetylase BshB1, which translates into the protein MTDSDTHRPLDVLALAAHPDDVELCAGGTMCLLADQGYRTGIVDFTRGELGTRGTPEGRMQEAAAAAEILGLSVRENLGLPDGDIQNTKANQLALIRSIRRHRPPIVLITAEHVRHPDHGDATALAVDALFYSGLAKIESFEDDGTPQEPWRPHHVLHYLQALDVEPTFVVDVSSVWERRMKALLAFESQFYQPGTEGDDGPETYISNPRFLKWVEARARTYGYRIGADFGEPFVYRHGPVGVDDLVATLSRDKPFR
- a CDS encoding spondin domain-containing protein; the protein is MRLLLLLAVLLVGCDTAEVIPEADPDPVRAPATYTVTFDATWSADTHPNDFPGSSAHFSPLTGATHAPDVTLWEVGGTATEGIRSMAETGAVATLRAEVEAMGVSTATFVEGGIVGVSPGTATAELTVTSLRPLASVVTMLAPSPDWFVGVDRLDLREGDGWADRVEVDLVVYDAGTDDGATYTAENAARAMRAPIAEATYSPLAGTTVGTLTFERQ
- a CDS encoding cryptochrome/photolyase family protein; translation: MTVALVYPNQLFADHPALDGADRVVLHEDDLFFRDEQYPARNHKLRLVLHRASMQRYAAHLRDAGHEVEVVAWADRVSTAALLARLADDGAETVRLCEPVDFILEKRLHAAAEAAGVDLDILDTPLFLTMRAENAAFFEGRKRYFMADYYKHQRRRLGILVDDDGEPAGGQWSFDHDNRETLTKAILAEVPPLPEVEQDAVIEEAQAYVEEHFPDHVGASGPLPYPTTHDGAAEWLAAFVAQRFERFGPYEDAIEPGHSALYHAVLTPVLNVGLVTPQQVLDAVLGADGIPLNSLEGFVRQVIGWREYMRALYDLEGVPLRTANVWGFDRDLPDAWYDGTTGLAPVDDVIPRVLQTGYANHIERLMVLGGALFLTRIHPQQVYRWFMELFVDAYDWVMVPNAYGMSQHAAGPLLTTKPYMSGSNYLRKMSHYPRGGWEAEWDGLYWTFLRDYREPIEGYHRMAMITGHLDRMGEDKMAAHEAAADRYLKRIGIDDA
- the guaA gene encoding glutamine-hydrolyzing GMP synthase; amino-acid sequence: MTHETVVILDFGSQTTQLIARRVREAGVYCEIHPCTLPAAEVAALEPSGLILSGGPMSVYDEAGPQLDPALLALTKPGTDDKVPVLGICYGLQALAHALGGSVEPSDHREFGRSPIVSHEENELFRGVPEGSVVWMSHGDHLTKLPAGFRAVAATDNAPIAAVAAEPDSGHGPIYGVQFHPEVVHTEHGAAILGNFVTEVCDLRGDWTTGSFIDEKVEAIREQVGDDHVILGLSGGVDSSVAAALLHKAIGDQLTCVFVDNGLLRAGEFEQVQHTFAEGFDLDLVAVDASDLFLDRLADVADPEQKRKIIGATFIEVFQAETEKVTERLGHKPRFLAQGTLYPDVIESVSFKGPSATIKTHHNVGGLPEKLGFELVEPFRELFKDEVRAVGRELGVPEAIIKRHPFPGPGLAVRVLGPVTREACDLLRQADTIWLDELVTSGTYDDVWQAFAVLLPIKSVGVMGDYRTYEQAVTLRAVTSTDGMTADWARLPYEVLGRASNRIINEVRGINRVAYDISSKPPATIEWE
- the gcvH gene encoding glycine cleavage system protein GcvH yields the protein MDFPSDLRYTKDHEWVRLDDDGLAVIGITDYAQGELGDIVFVELEAEGTEVDAEGSLGTVEAVKTVSELFAPIAGTIEAINEDLDGAPESVNGDPYGDGWMVKVRPANADDVAGLLSADEYKEMIGA
- the accC gene encoding acetyl-CoA carboxylase biotin carboxylase subunit, with translation MIKKVLIANRGEIALRIIRTCREMGIQTVAVYSTADRDTLAVKFADEAVCIGPAPSAQSYLKIPSIIAAAEVTGADAIHPGYGFLSENAEFARICQDHDLTFIGPRPETISSMGDKSVAKDTMKAAGVPVVPGSDGAVENVKEGLAAAKEAGFPVMIKASAGGGGKGMRMANDADEFERLFVAASNEAQNAFGDGRIYIEKFVEEPRHIEIQLVGDGQGTVVHFGERECSIQRRHQKLLEEAPSPILDPVLRDAMGEAARAGALAVNYRGAGTVEFLVDKNRDFYFMEMNTRIQVEHPVTEEVTGTDLIEWQLRVAGGETITSGDHLPTGHSIECRINAEDPFRNFSPSPGKITAFHSPKGRGVRCDTHVYAGYTVPPTYDSMIAKLIVREDTRERAIAKMLRALDEFIIEGIRTTVPFHQQLLRDPRFVAGDFDTKFLERFELTPPA
- the accB gene encoding acetyl-CoA carboxylase biotin carboxyl carrier protein, coding for MDLDKIQRLLEIVAESGLDEVKVEEGDFKLTVRATARPTAAPAAPMMMAAPAAAPAPAAPAAAPASAPPSAAPAAEPGSGANESVVLAPIVGTFYEAPSPDAAAFVSVGQRVEVGQTLCIIEAMKLMNEIQAEEAGTITQILAKNAEPVEYDQPLFVIEK
- the efp gene encoding elongation factor P, with the translated sequence MASTQDFRNGLVLNWKHDLWQIVEFQHVKPGKGGAFVRSKLRNVRNGKIVDNTFRAGEKVETARVERREMQYLYEDEMGLHFMNTETYEQRSLRSEMVDKKDLIKEGSTVEMLIDAGTEEPLTVELPRQVDLAVTQTDPGLKGDTATGATKPAVLESGATVYVPLFINEGDIVRVDTESSSYTTRVTAA